Proteins from one Camelina sativa cultivar DH55 chromosome 8, Cs, whole genome shotgun sequence genomic window:
- the LOC104709949 gene encoding protein FAR1-RELATED SEQUENCE 8-like: protein METSIEEVSYSALVQKICRKAKVDETMTELKLSYVPESVHPKRPIHIHDDDDLMCYLEMNPDQFQVLHVEVVNDVEINQGDEQSRGTVGCSLNEELISSSRATYENTMYEGEPSERFEMMENSDGNMVLYQEQSEERAIADNCDMIEGSEVTPVVNREWEDGLDLTLRQEFESKQAVKDLVEKAAHKNCFEFVIVKSDTMLFVVKCCEFKRGCKWSLRAARNGNSDSFSVRTYNKTHTCLRSDTSTMRRKRRGTPHLVASVLREDYPCLIDTPTPKNLIPLVQSRVGVKVSYSTANRGKKLAAYDLRGTPEDSFKLVHCYMHMLQTMNPGTISFVELDEAQRFKYLFFALGACIEGFKAMRKVIIVDATSIKNVYGGVLIVATAQDPDHHHYPIAFGVVDGEKDTSWTWFFSKLKSVVPDCPELVFCSDRNQSLIKSINTVYPLSHHGYCIYHLSQNVKLSCKNVNRDLVATKFMECAKAYTEPEFEKLYADFIRRYPAASTYLDNHVGQNKWARCYFPGARYNIDTTNTVESINGVFRFARAYPLLPMIDAIVSKVAEWFNKYRKISLETPKEQKLVPFVETLMHTRCSEAKLLPVTELNSYFLEYSVTGVDGSSYVVDLRRKTCYCKQFDIDRYPCVHAIVAAMEAARNAGNEIQLHDLCSKYYWMEQWALGYSRTIYPVPIMSMWMVPDDVRAKIVLPKFYVTKRGRKPTKRIPSA from the coding sequence ATGGAGACATCTATTGAAGAGGTCAGTTATTCTGCATTGGTGCAGAAAATATGCAGAAAGGCGAAGGTTGATGAAACTATGACTGAGCTGAAATTGAGTTACGTTCCCGAATCAGTGCATCCTAAGAGACCGATACAcatacatgatgatgatgatctgatgTGTTATTTGGAAATGAATCCAGATCAATTCCAAGTTTTGCATGTGGAAGTCGTGAATGATGTTGAAATAAATCAGGGGGATGAGCAAAGTCGAGGGACTGTAGGTTGTTCACTTAATGAGGAGTTGATTTCAAGTAGTAGAGCGACATATGAGAACACGATGTATGAAGGTGAGCCGTCTGAACGTTTTGAGATGATGGAGAATAGTGATGGGAACATGGTTCTTTATCAAGAACAGTCTGAAGAACGAGCAATAGCAGATAACTGTGATATGATTGAAGGTTCTGAGGTCACACCAGTTGTAAATCGTGAATGGGAAGATGGTTTGGATTTGACTTTACGTCAAGAATTTGAAAGCAAGCAAGCAGTTAAAGATTTAGTTGAAAAAGCTGCACACAAGaactgttttgagtttgttattGTGAAGTCGGATACTATGTTGTTTGTGGTTAAATGCTGTGAATTTAAAAGGGGTTGCAAGTGGTCTTTACGAGCTGCGAGGAATGGGAATTCAGACAGTTTCTCGGTCAGAACTTACAACAAGACGCATACGTGCTTGAGGTCAGATACAAGTACAATGAGGAGAAAAAGGAGAGGCACACCACATTTAGTTGCATCAGTTTTGCGTGAAGATTACCCATGTTTGATAGACACTCCAACTCCCAAAAATCTCATCCCTTTGGTTCAATCAAGAGTTGGTGTTAAAGTGTCTTACTCGACCgcaaatagaggaaaaaaactaGCTGCATATGATCTTCGCGGTACTCCAGAGGATAGTTTTAAGTTGGTGCATTGTTATATGCACATGCTGCAGACAATGAACCCAGGTACAATTTCATTTGTTGAATTGGATGAAGCACAGAGGTTTAAGTACTTGTTCTTCGCCTTGGGAGCGTGCATTGAAGGCTTCAAAGCTATGAGAAAGGTGATCATTGTTGATGCAACAAGTATTAAAAATGTCTATGGTGGAGTACTAATCGTGGCTACAGCTCAAGATCCGGATCATCACCATTATCCGATTGCATTTGGTGTAGTTGATGGTGAGAAAGATACAAGTTGGACCTGGTTTTTCAGCAAATTGAAATCAGTTGTACCAGATTGTCCTGAACTGGTCTTCTGTTCTGATAGAAATCAAAGCCTAATCAAGTCAATAAATACGGTGTACCCGTTATCTCATCATGGGTATTGTATTTATCATTTGTCCCAGAATGTTAAATTGAGCTGCAAAAACGTGAACAGGGATTTAGTTGCGACGAAGTTCATGGAATGTGCTAAGGCTTACACAGAGCCTGAGTTTGAGAAACTCTATGCTGATTTTATCAGAAGGTATCCAGCTGCAAGTACTTATCTTGATAATCATGTAGGACAGAACAAATGGGCTCGATGTTATTTTCCAGGAGCTAGATACAACATAGACACCACTAATACGGTTGAATCTATCAATGGTGTCTTTCGATTTGCAAGGGCATACCCGTTATTACCAATGATTGATGCGATTGTTAGTAAAGTGGCTGAATGGTTTAACAAATACAGGAAGATATCCTTAGAGACTCCAAAAGAGCAGAAACTAGTCCCTTTTGTTGAGACActgatgcacacaaggtgttcTGAAGCAAAGCTCTTACCAGTGACTGAACTAAACAGCTATTTTCTGGAATACAGCGTGACTGGAGTTGATGGTAGTAGTTATGTGGTTGATCTGAGAAGGAAAACGTGCTACTGTAAACAATTTGATATTGACAGATATCCGTGTGTGCATGCAATTGTTGCTGCGATGGAAGCAGCAAGGAACGCTGGTAATGAGATCCAACTGCATGACTTGTGCAGTAAGTACTATTGGATGGAGCAGTGGGCATTGGGGTATTCGAGGACGATATATCCAGTTCCTATCATGTCTATGTGGATGGTCCCTGACGATGTACGTGCTAAGATTGTTCTTCCTAAGTTTTATGTcacaaaaagaggaagaaaaccaacaaaaaggaTTCCATCAGCCTGA
- the LOC104708719 gene encoding uncharacterized protein LOC104708719 — translation MLCSSTVAAGEQFNRQFAELYSDSMVLQLRVHSLYNRGISFLVSSSLRNLSTASSLLLNADQTITEPLAKSELEALVLKQYSHGKFYSLVKNAVALPSVLLAASQNLSLAANSHGSSDDLAYRVSRRFSIEEMGRELREGKFDIRSSCVEFISSSEKSESLVLPNLKLKVLIEAIRMVLEIVYDDRFATFSYGGRVGMGRHTAIRYLKNSVENPRWWFRVSFARDVFQERNVDILCGLVSDKINDVLLIEMIKKLFEFGILKIELGGCNSGKGFPQECGLCSILINVYFDGLDKEVQDMRLKMKVRNPRVGTGEEESVGNVLFYKPVNMYAVRYLDEILVITSGSKMLTMDLKKRILDILEQRLELRVDRLNTSIHSAVSEKINFLGMYLQAVPPSVLRPPKSEKAVRAMKKYQRQKDVRKLELKNARERNRKTLGLKIFRHVLKKLKQGNGFKFEGEIENEVRDIFQRWGEEVMQEFMGSVEERWKWHWLLARGDFLSLRHIREKLPQDLIDAYDEFQEQVDRHLAPTEAKKVLEDEERRVAEEEEQRYAESTVEDLTKLCMKVSAPEELVRKAGKLVGFTNNMGRPRPIIHLTSLEDSDIIKWYAGIGRKWLDFFCCCHNYKMVKIIVSYHMRFSCILTLAEKHGSTKREAIRHYTKDLRVSADLDGCEEAYFPREREVKMMGDKNLSDPKPVDGPLSLLLIRLASDEPLHSCAANFCERSDTIVYRVHLLQNRLRINPLDEEKWVRGMGTIHSALNRKCLPLCSTHISDLYLGKITLQDVDGSSFIDVR, via the coding sequence ATGCTCTGCTCCTCCACCGTCGCCGCCGGTGAACAATTCAATCGACAATTCGCTGAACTTTATAGCGATTCCATGGTTTTGCAGCTGAGAGTTCACTCTCTCTACAACCGTGGAATCTCCTTCCTTGTCTCTTCTTCCTTGAGGAATCTTAGTACGGCTTCTTCGCTTCTTTTGAACGCCGACCAAACCATTACAGAGCCGCTGGCGAAATCAGAGCTCGAAGCCCTAGTTCTCAAGCAATACTCCCATGGTAAGTTCTACAGTCTCGTTAAAAACGCTGTTGCTTTGCCTTCTGTTCTTCTCGCCGCCTCTCAGAACCTCTCTCTTGCCGCTAACTCTCACGGCTCCTCCGACGACTTAGCCTATCGCGTCTCCCGGAGATTCTCGATCGAAGAGATGGGGCGCGAGTTACGCGAAGGCAAGTTTGATATTCGTTCATCTTGCGTCGAGTTCATCTCCTCAAGTGAAAAGAGTGAGTCTCTTGTTCTCCCCAATCTAAAACTCAAAGTGTTGATCGAAGCTATTAGAATGGTACTTGAGATTGTGTACGATGATCGATTCGCTACGTTTTCGTATGGTGGACGTGTTGGTATGGGTAGGCATACAGCTATACGTTACCTGAAGAACTCAGTGGAGAATCCAAGGTGGTGGTTTCGTGTTTCCTTTGCTCGAGATGTGTTCCAAGAACGTAATGTGGATATACTGTGTGGCCTTGTTTCCGACAAGATCAAcgatgttttgttgattgaGATGATAAAGAAGCTGTTTGAGTTTGGGATTCTGAAGATTGAACTTGGTGGATGTAATAGTGGAAAAGGTTTCCCACAAGAATGTGGATTGTGCTCGATCTTGATCAACGTTTACTTTGATGGACTTGACAAAGAAGTTCAAGATATGAGGCTAAAGATGAAAGTGAGGAATCCTCGTGTTGGTACGGGCGAGGAGGAATCAGTAGGTAATGTGTTGTTCTATAAGCCAGTAAATATGTATGCAGTTAGGTATTTAGATGAGATACTTGTGATAACATCGGGATCGAAGATGCTGACAATGGATTTGAAGAAGCggattttagatattttagaaCAGAGACTAGAGCTGAGAGTAGATAGGCTGAACACGTCGATTCATAGTGCAGTGTCAGAGAAGATTAACTTTTTAGGGATGTATCTTCAGGCTGTTCCACCTTCGGTTTTGCGCCCGCCTAAGTCTGAGAAGGCGGTTAGAGCAATGAAGAAATATCAGAGGCAGAAGGACGTTAGGAAGTTGGAGTTGAAAAACGCTAGGGAGAGGAATCGGAAGACACTGGGGCTGAAAATATTTAGACATGTCTTGAAGAAACTCAAGCAGGGCAATGGGTTCAAATTTGAGGGTGAGATAGAGAATGAGGTTAGGGATATATTCCAGAGATGGGGAGAGGAAGTCATGCAGGAATTTATGGGGTCCGTTGAAGAGCGCTGGAAATGGCATTGGCTGCTCGCTAGAGGAGATTTTCTCTCTTTGAGACATATACGAGAGAAATTACCACAAGACCTGATTGATGCTTATGATGAATTTCAGGAGCAGGTGGACAGACATTTGGCACCGACCGAAGCTAAAAAGGTACTAGAGGATGAGGAGAGGAGAgttgcagaagaagaggaacagaGATATGCTGAAAGCACAGTTGAGGATTTGACTAAGTTATGCATGAAGGTGTCAGCTCCGGAGGAACTTGTTAGAAAGGCTGGTAAGTTAGTTGGATTCACAAACAACATGGGACGGCCACGGCCTATCATTCACCTTACGAGTCTCGAGGATTCTGATATCATCAAATGGTATGCGGGTATAGGGCGTAAATGGCTTGATTTCTTCTGCTGTTGCCACAATTATAAGATGGTCAAAATCATTGTAAGTTATCATATGAGGTTTTCCTGTATTTTGACGCTAGCAGAGAAGCACGGATCCACTAAGCGTGAAGCTATTAGACACTACACGAAAGATCTCAGAGTATCAGCAGATCTTGACGGGTGTGAAGAGGCGTATTTTCCACGGGAAAGAGAGGTTAAGATGATGGGAGACAAGAACCTTTCAGACCCGAAACCAGTGGATGGCCCACTCTCTTTGCTTTTGATCAGGCTCGCATCTGATGAGCCCTTGCATTCTTGTGCTGCAAATTTCTGTGAACGATCAGATACAATCGTCTACCGTGTACATCTACTGCAAAACCGCTTGCGTATCAACCCACTAGACGAAGAGAAATGGGTTCGTGGCATGGGAACAATTCACTCAGCTTTGAATCGGAAATGTCTCCCTTTGTGTTCCACTCACATCAGTGATTTATACTTGGGTAAAATAACTCTTCAGGATGTTGATGGTAGTTCATTCATCGATGTCAGGTGA
- the LOC104708721 gene encoding triacylglycerol lipase SDP1-like, giving the protein MDISNEASVDPFSIGPTSIMGRTIAFRVLFCRSMAQLRRDLFRFLLHWFLRFKLTVSPFVSWFHPRNPQGILAVVTIIAFVLKRYTNVKIKAEMAYRRKFWRNMMRTALTYEEWAHAAKMLEKETPKLNESDLYDEELVKNKLQELRHRRQEGSLRDIMFCMRADLVRNLGNMCNSELHKGRLQVPRHIKEYIDEVSTQLRMVCNSDSEELSLEEKLSFMHETRHAFGRTALLLSGGASLGAFHVGVVRTLVEHKLLPRIIAGSSVGSIICAVVASRSWPELQSFFENSLHSLQFFDQLGGVFSIVKRVMTQGALHDIRQLQCMLRNLTSNLTFQEAYDMTGRILGITVCSPRKHEPPRCLNYLTSPHVVIWSAVTASCAFPGLFEAQELMAKDRSGEIVPYHPPFNLGPEVGTKSSGRRWRDGSLEVDLPMMQLKELFNVNHFIVSQANPHIAPLLRLKDLVRAYGGRFAAKLAHLVEMEVKHRCNQVLELGFPLGGLAKLFAQEWEGDVTVVMPATLAQYSKIIQNPTHLDLQKAANQGRRCTWEKLSAIKSNCGIELALDDSVAILNHMRRLKKSAERAASATSSSHHGLASTTRFNASRRIPSWNVIARENSTGSLDDLAADNNNLHASSGRNLSDSETESVELSSSWTRTGGPLMRTASANKFIDFVQSLDIDIALARGFSSSPNSPAVPPGGPFSPSARSMSAHSDSEPNSNSNNNTTSRITVTEGDLLQPERTSNGFLGGVFSIVKRVMTQGALHXELPESVQLDIPEKEMDNSSVSEHEVDDDDEQEDNNGATVSSPVTESSEDSGLQEPVSGSVIDG; this is encoded by the exons ATGGATATAAGTAATGAAGCCAGTGTTGATCCCTTTTCCATTGGACCAACATCGATCATGGGTCGAACCATTGCTTTCAGAGTCTTGTTCTGTAGATCAATGGCTCAGCTTAGGCGTGATCTTTTTCGCTTCTTGCTGCATTGGTTCCTTAGGTTTAAGCTGACCGTATCACCGTTTGTGTCGTGGTTTCATCCTCGGAACCCGCAAGGGATCTTAGCAGTTGTTACAATCATTGCTTTCGTGTTGAAACGTTACACCAATGTGAAGATAAAGGCTGAAATGGCTTACAGGAGGAAATTTTGGAGGAACATGATGCGGACGGCTTTGACTTATGAGGAATGGGCTCATGCTGCTAAGATGTTAGAGAAGGAGACGCCAAAGCTGAATGAATCTGATCTTTATGATGAAGAGTTGGTTAAGAACAAGCTTCAGGAGCTTCGTCATCGTCGCCAAGAAGGTTCATTGAGAGACATCATGTTTTGTATGAGAGCTGATCTCGTGAGGAATCTTGGTAATATGTGTAACTCGGAGCTTCATAAAGGTAGACTTCAGGTTCCTAGACATATCAAAGAGTATATCGATGAGGTCTCTACTCAGTTGAGAATGGTCTGTAACTCTGACTCAGAGGAGCTTTCTTTGGAAGAGAAGCTTTCCTTTATGCACGAAACACGGCATGCCTTTGGTAGAACGGCTTTGCTTTTGAGTGGTGGGGCTTCTCTTGGTGCGTTTCATGTTGGTGTGGTTAGGACTTTGGTTGAGCATAAGCTTTTACCTCGGATCATTGCTGGTTCTAGTGTCGGATCTATTATTTGTGCTGTTGTGGCCTCAAGGTCTTGGCCGGAGCTACAAAGTTTCTTTGAGAATTCTTTGCATTCTTTACAGTTCTTTGATCAGCTTGGAGGCGTTTTCTCAATTGTGAAACGAGTAATGACACAAGGCGCTCTACACGATATCAGACAGTTACAGTGTATGCTTAGAAACCTCACAAGCAATCTCACATTCCAAGAAGCTTATGACATGACAGGAAGGATACTTGGGATAACCGTTTGTTCCCCAAGAAAGCATGAACCTCCTCGGTGTCTTAACTATTTGACTTCGCCTCATGTGGTTATATGGAGCGCAGTGACTGCTTCTTGTGCTTTCCCCGGTCTCTTTGAAGCTCAAGAGCTAATGGCTAAAGATCGAAGTGGAGAGATTGTGCCATATCATCCACCTTTCAATTTGGGTCCAGAAGTAGGCACTAAATCATCTGGACGTCGATGGAGAGATGGTAGTTTGGAGGTTGATTTACCAATGATGCAGCTGAAGGAACTGTTCAATGTCAATCATTTTATTGTGAGTCAAGCCAATCCTCACATTGCTCCCTTACTCCGTCTGAAAGATTTAGTTCGAGCTTATGGTGGTAGATTTGCAGCTAAG cTCGCGCATCTAGTGGAGATGGAGGTCAAACATAGATGCAACCAGGTATTAGAGCTTGGTTTTCCACTCGGTGGACTCGCAAAGCTATTTGCTCAGGAGTGGGAAGGTGATGTAACAGTTGTAATGCCTGCTACTCTTGCTCAG TACTCGAAGATTATACAAAACCCGACTCATCTCGATCTTCAGAAAGCGGCTAACCAAGGAAGAAGATGCACTTGGGAGAAGCTTTCAGCCATAAAATCAAACTGCGGGATCGAGCTTGCTCTTGATGATTCTGTCGCTATACTTAACCATATGCGTAGGCTCAAGAAAAGCGCCGAGAGAGCCGCCAGTGCCACGTCATCGTCTCATCATGGATTAGCTTCAACCACCAGATTCAATGCTTCTAGAAGAATCCCATCTTGGAACGTCATTGCTAGAGAGAACTCAACGGGTTCGCTCGATGATCTAGCCGCTGACAACAACAATCTCCATGCTTCTTCGGGCAGGAATCTAAGCGACAGTGAAACAGAGAGTGTGGAACTGAGTTCTTCTTGGACAAGAACTGGTGGACCTTTGATGAGAACAGCTTCTGCTAATAAGTTCATTGACTTCGTTCAGTCTCTTGATATCGACATTGCATTGGCGAGAGGGTTCAGTAGCAGTCCCAATTCTCCAGCAGTTCCTCCTGGTGGTCCGTTTAGTCCAAGCGCGAGATCCATGTCTGCTCATTCCGATAGCGAACcaaacagcaacagcaacaacaacactacTTCAAGAATAACAGTGACTGAAGGTGATCTTCTACAGCCTGAGAGAACAAGTAACGGGTTT CTTGGGGGCGTTTTCTCAATCGTGAAACGAGTAATGACACAAGGCGCTCTACACGNCGAGTTACCAGAGAGCGTACAGCTTGATATACCGGAGAAAGAGATGGATAATAGCTCTGTATCCGAACATGAAGTAGACGATGACGATGAACAAGAAGATAATAACGGTGCAACGGTCTCGAGTCCGGTTACTGAATCTTCAGAAGATTCCGGTTTACAAGAACCGGTGTCTGGTAGTGTTATAGATGGTTAg